Below is a genomic region from Cloeon dipterum chromosome 2, ieCloDipt1.1, whole genome shotgun sequence.
TGCATGACCTCAATcctcaaaatcaaaacaataatacaattgaaaaatgttttcggtaaaatattggtttttcaAGCGTTAGAGTTTTGGTTACgtgatacaaattttttaaaatactatgTTGAAAACCaataagatgaaaaatagaaaatagatAAGCATTATAATAGTCTCTTGCGCATGTCCTTTTACCAGTCCCCGTGTCAGTCAGCCGGTCGATAAACACGGCGCTTGCTGATGTGAGGAGACACGACAgtgaaagtaaacaaaaaattgaaatatcagGCTGGCTGGTCCTCACGAATTTGACACTAAACACAAACACTCAGTAAGgtatgttaaatattttcacgaGATCAACtacaaaacataattaaatatgatatataaaactcaaaattgcATGCGCAGAACATTCCATCCAAATATACGCATACAcgtattatataatttatcttCATCATTTTGACACTCCAACAGGAAAGGACGATTTTGTAATGAGGGAAATGTGGTAACACATGGAAAATGAAGTACCACGTACTAATTTTCTGCGCCTTCATCGCGCTCGCCTCTGCGGAATATGACCTAGCAGAGGAAGGTTCGTCAGAATTGTGCTTTTATCAGTCAGCAACCAAACtttaacaatattaaaatcctTTTACGCAGATGAGGAGTACTCAGTGGATTCAGACAACTATGATTGGCAGCATGTCCTGCTCGGAAAGGACGGCGAACGTGACAAACGGGATACGAGTCCATCTCCACTGCCTGCGGAACCGAGCAACAATTCGTCTTCACCGGCTGCCGAAGCCACCCCTGAGGTCTCAGTGGCCAACACGACGACCACGCCTCCTCCAGACCCTGTGCTGCCGGACATGGGGTCCGCCGAGGCCGAGAAGAACAGCTCGATGGCCATCTTCTTCGTGCTGTGCGTGCTGGCGCTGTGCATCCTGCTGATCCACTTGATGCTGCTAGTCAACTTCCAGTACCTGCCTGAGAGCGTGGTCATCGTCTTCCTCGGTGCCTTGATCGGCCTGGTGATCAACCTCATGTCCAATCAGAACATCGCCAACTGGAAACGCGAAGAGGCCTTCTCGCCAACTGCTTTTTTCCTCGTCCTCCTGCCGCCCATCATCTTCGAGTCTGGCTACAACCTGCACAAGGGAAACTTCTTCCAGAACATTGGCTCCATCCTGGTAACAAAAATCATTACTATATtctggaaagaaaaaatgacaCTTTCAGGGCGATCAGGAACGAGATTATAGGCACATCAGACTTCAGGGTGCATCCTGAGCCCCCTGATGGATTCCAAAGAGTCAAATTGAACATATTTCTGAAAGCTAATGACTTGGCCGTTCCAACAGTGTGCAGAATTTACAGATCcaaccaatacagagcccgtcaggcgcTCGTTACGATTTcttgcatgcaaattaaattatatagaaCAGCGTTCCTGCTCATCGAGCAAAATTCTCATCCACAAATCACTTTTGTTCTACAGGTTTTTGCCATCTTCGGCACCCTGATCTCAGCGGTAGtcatcggcggcggcgtctaCATGCTGGGCGTCGCCGACGTCGCTTACCAACTGAGCTTTGTCGAGAGTCTGGCGTTTGGCTCGCTCATTTCTGCCGTCGATCCGGTAGCCACCGTCGCTATCTTCCACGCGCTGGACGTTGATCCGGTGCTCAACATGCTGGTCTTTGGTGAGAGCATCCTCAATGACGCCGTCGCCATCGTGCTCACCTCCACTGTCCTTCAGTCGGCCTCGACAGACGCGCAGATGACGCCTGGACAGGGACTCATCTCAGGAATTGGAAGGTTTGgagtgacaattttttttactgtatTAGTGTTAAAAGATGCTGTTgcctaaaaacattttaaattgcctgAAATCTGAAATAATCCTACCACGAGAAATTTTAGACCACATACtagtgcaaatatttttaatgcttggAAAAGTTTTTCAGACTTTTTTCAAACTCTGTGGCGCAGGTTTTGCATGATGTTTTTCGCCTCTGCTGGCATCGGAGTGTTGTTCGCGTTGGTGAGCGCGCTTCTTTTGAAACACGCAGACTTGCGCAAGAATCCTTCACTCGAGTTTGGAATGATGCTGGTCTTCACCTACGCGCCCTATGCACTCGCTGAAGGACTTCACCTCTCAGgtgagacaaataaaaatttctgcctTCTAATTTAAGTTatgtcaaaaatatatttttttagtttaggATACTCTGAATTAAGGTCAAATATGACATTGGAGTGTCCCTGAAAAATCGGGctagttggattcaaattagGTAAACTTAATCTAAAGTTGATAAAAAGATCAACGAAAAGAGAAggcaattttataaaaaaaatttggggTGCCTTGGAGTTACAAATTTAAAGGTCgacttttaatgatttttgcaGTAGTGATTATGTATGAAATTAACGTTTATGGACAGTTCTCCTCAAACAACAGTTTCCAGCTTGCTTGAATCCTAATCAAGAACAGTGTGGAATAATTAAGACccctttgaaaaatatccaatcaaaaaaaaataaaaacttcgatttttaagtttttaagtCATTTGTCAGTGCACTcataaatatttcgttttcaGGAATCATGGCTATTCTCTTTTGCGGCATCGTCATGTCGCATTACACGCATTTCAACCTTTCGACGGTGACGCAAATCACGATGCAGCAGACGATGCGCACACTCGCCTTCATTGCGGAGACGTGCGTCTTCGCCTACCTCGGCCTGGCCATCTTCAGCTTCCGGCACCGACTCGAGCCGGCTCTTGTTATCTGGAGCCTGGTATTTTGTCTGCTCGGACGGGCGCTCAACATCTTTCCTCTGGCAGCTCTAGTCAACAAGTTCCGCGAGCACAAAATCACGCCCAAAATGATGTTTATCATGTGGTTTAGCGGTCAGTTCACCTCTTATATATCAACCCCTAcacaggaaaattttatttacaaactgtttaacaatatttaaaataagagtTTTCtggaaagataaaatatatattttttttattccgcaTACTTGCtgcaaatttctaaaaattttaaattttaattcgctgctcttgaaattttattgatttagccatgcctaaaataaaatataatgtcCAGGTTTGAGGGGTGCGATTGCGTACGCATTGTCTCTTCACTTGGAATTCAGCGAAGAGAGCAGACATGTGATTGTGACCACGACTTTGGTGATTGTGCTGGTGACCACTATGTTCTTTGGAGGATCAACCATGCCCCTGATGAAGGTACaattgaaactttaaaaatatttcaaaacgttttaaaatataattttgttcagTTTCTGCAAGCAAAGAAGAGTGGTCGGCGACGGCGTAGGAGAAGCAGCAGAGCCAAAGAGCTGATCATCAGCAAAACCAGAGAAATGGTAAGAAAACtaatgcatattttaatttttgttgaaaaaaaaaatccaaaaaaggGCCAGGCTTTGGACTCGGAGCACATTTCTGAGATGACCGAGGAGGATGAAGTTGGATTTACACAGTCACGTGGCTTCGCGTGGTGGGACTACAAGTATTTCATTCCGTTCTTCACCAGAAGATTCACCCAACAGGTGCAGACTGAATTTTCCCACAATGAtgcaaatgatttttcatgGCGTTAATTCCAGGAGCTGAAGGACTGTCGATCGCAGATGACTGACCTGACAAATCGCTGGTACGAGGCCATCAGGGTTTCGCCCAATGAAGACGAATCTGATGAGAACGACGAGGAGCAGCACATAATTCAAAAGGGAAAGCCGTCCACCAGCAGATCTTAAATAATATCCAAGCACAACATTGGCTTTTCTTTAAAAGGCGGCTCgccttttattatatttattcctcATCTATTTATGGATTGTTCATTCTTGCCATGTTTGTTTCTTTGTTCCTCTCAAATCAAAAGGGATGCTTCAACAGAATTTGTATGAAGAAACCATCATATACCCTTATCGCTGTTGTCTTAATGTGATAATCTAAAGCATCGAAGTGTGATAACTTATTTGTGTGCAATTTTGCAAGTCATAATGTCAGTCAGTATACACGAAAATATTGtgaataaaactgaaaaatataaatgacaataaaccaaataaaatatatttattcttacCGAGACTTACAGCCTAGTTAaactatttgaaattaaatattatgaaattgtTTAGTAAAACGTGGTTGGAAtactatttaattcatattagCAATACGGGAAAAAGACGAAAAAAGGTTCATCTAAAAAACTGGGAAATTAATTCTTGGCAAGTTTTTGCAGTCAAGAAAAACaattgcataattaatttcttgtgaTGTTGCATTATGTGACAAGGTACCTAATGATCTATTGTTATCTTATCGCTTCAAAGGattgaatttagaaataaCAATGCCGAAAAAGCATTGGCAGCATTTTGCTTGCCTGAATTTGCTGCTTCACCAAGATACTAACTTCATATCTTGATTAAGATGCCACAAACGTACCTTAAAACGGGGCCagcgaattaaaaatcatcgcAATCACCGTCCTCTTCAAAAGTTGAAAGGACGCACGTGCGCAGCATCATGTGGAACGCACTTTTCGGAAGGTAAGTGATTAGCACTTAACAAaacattggaaatttaataccaatatttttatatttgcttgtggaaaatttattaatgattttttagttaCTCACGAGAAATTGCGCTTTAAAAGtagaacgaaaattaaaaattatatacctTTTAACTGATGACATGGGATTTACACTATatcaaataagaaataaaactgttaACTATCGTCCAGCACGGAACCTACGGCTCCCATTCCAACCGCTTTAGAGGTGACATTTACGCTCAATGGCAATCAAGTGACCGGTGAGTGATCATATGACCTAAATTCActtcaaattttcctaaaattgtTGGCACTTTAATATTGACagaagttttcaatttatttgcaaacattgtaacatatttaaaatgaaagcttaacaatatttttttaattaattcagttgGTGATGAGATTGCCGAGGGCACGTCTTTGAACGCGTACATCCGCGATGTGGCGAAACTTAAGGGAACCAAGTTCATGTGCACTGAAGGAGGCTGCGGAGCGTGCGTTGTCGCTGCCACCGCGGAACACCCTGTTACAAGGGAGCGAAAAACCTTCTCCATCAACTCGGTACTTTAATCAAATGTGTGTGAGGAGAAGATATTAACTTGACACTTTGATCAAAGTGTTTGGTTCCGGTCTTCGCGTGCCATGGATGGGACATCAGGACGGTGGAGGGCATTGGCAACAAACGTGACGGCTATCACCAGGTGCAGGCTAATCTGGCGCAATTTAACGGCACACAGTGTGGATTCTGCTCGCCAGGAATGGTCATGAATATGTACAGGTGAGCATATCAGATGTCCAATTGATGTGAAAtagtataaattaaaaagggccTTATTTGTCAGTTATTGATAACAGTTTTGaccattattttataaaatcgaAAAAGGATACGGTAAAGTTTTCgtttagatttatttaaacgcCTGCAAGAAATGAAGTTAGGCAATCTGCTCGACAGCGATGCTAATCAGGTTGCATATGgattaaactaaatttccGCAGTTTGGTGGCGGACGGTAAAACCCCGACCATGGCTGAGGTTGAAAACTCTTTCGGCGGCAACATCTGCCGCTGCACAGGCTACCGTTCCATCCTGGACGCCTTCAAGGCCCTCGCGACGGACGCCACCCCCTTGATGAAGAAACAGTGCGCCGACATTGAGGTATACactacacaaaaaattaatatttttttctcgtctcACGGAGAATGAAATTCAGGACCTGTACAAAATATGCTCGAAGACGGGCAAGGCCTGCTCGGGTTCGTGCAAGAAGGACACGTTCGAGGAAGTGAAGGTCAAGTCTGTGAAGGTGCCAGCTGCCAACTGGTACAAGGTGGCATCGTTTGACGAGCTCTTCTCGGTGATTGCGTCGCTCGGCACGGCCACGTACCAGTTGTCGGCCGGAAATACGGCTGAAGGCGTCTACCGCCACTACAACCGCCAGTTCGACGCCCGCATCGACGTTAAGGACGTGCCTGAGCTGAGGGGCGTCGTCGCGGGGGGCGGCTTCTTCCAAATCGGAGGCAATACCACCCTGACCGAGGCCATCGCAGCCTTCAAAACTCAGGCCAACACCTCTGGCTTTGAGTACCTCAGCCAGATCGCTGACCACATCGACCTTGTTGCCAACACGCCAGTCCGAAATGTGAGAACCAGATTATCTGAATGGATTTTTggttaaaagttaaaatgtgaaatttagattgCAACACTTGCTGGGAATTTGATGCTCAAGAAGCATCACCCCGAGTTCCCTTCagatatttttgtaatcatGGAGGCTGCTGATGCCTCCATCGTCGTTCGTAAGTTTtccgaatttatttcaattctgtTTGTCAGGAGATATTTTTCAGATACCAGCACTACTGGCTATGAAttcgttaaaataattgatttcttAAACTACGACATGACTGGAAAAGTCATCCAGAGCATTTACTTTGACCCACTCGATGGAAATCACCGCTTCAGGACTTTCaaggttaaataaaattcgtaTGGATTGAAAACAACtgtctaaaatttgcaaattagatCACACCAAGAAAACAAAACGCCCATGCGTATGTAAGCGCCGGATTCCGCGTCCACGTCTCGGACACGACCAACTGGACCGTCGACCAACAGCCCCGCATCGTCTACTGCGGCATCAATCCGGACTTtgtaaggaaaaatattacgatttaagaaatattcGCTTATCCTCCATTTTGCAGCATCACGCGACCAACACGGAGAACTACCTGATGGGCAAAAACCTACTGGACCCAGCCACCGTCCAAGGGGCAATCAGCACCCTGGCAGCCGAGCTGCAGCCCGACAACCAACTGATCGACGCCAGCCCTGAGTTCAGGAAGCAGATCGCCCAGGGTGTCTTCTACAAGTTCCTGCTTGGCCTTGATCCAACCAGGGTATATAATAAAAGGAATAATCTGGCcttttattataatatctACGTTTTTCACTCAGGTGGCTGCAAACAAGCGTTCCGGCGCCGACAACCTGATCCGACCGCTGTCCTCGGGAAATCAGGACTTTGAGACAAACCCTGGTGTTTACCCACTGAACGAGCCAATTCCCAAGCTGGAGGCGGCCGCGCAAACCGCCGGCGAGGCAGAGTACATCAACGACCTGCCAGAGCGACCTGGCGAGTTACATGGTGCTTTCGTGCTCACTACGCAGGCCACGGGCACAATCACGTCCATTGACGACTCAGCTGCCCTCGCCACCCCCGGAGTCGTGGCATTCTTCAAGGCAGCCGACATTCCTGGCACCAACTCTTTCACCCCGCAGACTCTTCCCCTATTTGTCGAAGATGAAGAGGTCACTGCAGTCTAACTTAACTAAGCGAAAAagactttgaaatttaattcattttaataggTTTTCTGCAGTGGACCAGTGCGCTACGCTGGTCAAATCGTGGGTCTGGTTGTCGCCACAAGCAGAATGGCGGCCACCTTGGGAGCCGGATTGGTCAGCGTTGCTTACGCAAAAGGTGAAAAGCCGGTTCTGTCGGTCGCAGAGGTGATGAAGACGGCTACCAGCAGAACGCACGTTGTCAAGAAAAGCGaagtaaaaaaggaaaaaggtagggaaaagattttatttttctaaaaattttaaataatatatattttataaatattgtgttttggatgttttacattttaaattttttataaatgatttaGATTTTAGGAGAGGTTTTATGTGATTTCCAGATGACTGAAATACAATTTGTACAGTGTATTTACAGAAAATAGCATTCGGATAAATagtaatttgtaattaaaaataaaaacggaaatttaaaatgatttcaatgcAACGGtcgatatattttattattccgaTGTTTCAGTGAAAGCTGCCTTCAACATCAACGGCAGCTTCGAGATTGCCAGCCAATACCACATGCACATGGAGACACACACTTGCGTCGTGGTGCCTACCGAAGACGGCTACGATGTGTACTCGGCTTCGCAGTGGATCGATCACATCCAGCAAGTCATCTCACAAGTGCTCAACATCACCGAGAGCAcgtaataaaatcataattatttgccggaaaaataaagataaaaacgCATCCTATACAGCGTGAACGTTGCTGTTCGCCGTCTCGGCGGTGGCTACGGGGGCAAAATCTCCCGACCAGCCCAGGTGGCCGCTGCCTGTGCTTTGGCTGCTCACAAACTAGGCAAGCCTGTCCGCATCGTCATGAGTTTGAGGACTAATATGGAGGCAATGGGCAAGAGGTTCCCTTACGTTCACAATTACGAGGtaagattttatttgtagTAAATCATTAATTATAGATGCTCAATGACtctacaaaataatattcaaacttcttcatgcataaaataaaatgaaaaaatccgaTATTCCCTTTAGGTCGGCGTGGACACGAACGGAAAAATCGAGTACCTGACCTCAGAGTGCCTCCAGGACAACGGCTTCACGTTCAACGAAGCCCCACTACCTGAGCTGACCGCCTTCTACCCCAACTGCTACGATTCAAGCACGTTTAATATGAACGTGCAGATGATCCGCACAGACAAGGCGTCCAATACGCCTTGCCGTGGTCCTGGCACCACTGAGGGCGTCGCTTTCATCGAGGAGATCATGGAGCGCATCGCCAGGGTGACCAAACTGGACCCTCTGCAGGTGCGCCTGAACAACATGCTCCTGGTGGAAAACCCGCTGCCTACCATGATCGATGACCTCAAGGTGTCGGCTGACTACGACAACCGCAAGGCCAATGTCCAGGCCTTCAACTCTGTATGTGAACTGGTTCTGGCGGAAATTAATGGttattgacaattttattatttttgaccaGTCAAACAGGTGGAAGAAGAGGGGGATGGCGATTGTGCCCATGCAATACCGTTTCCCCGTTGGTGGAAACTACAGCGCCATTGTGTCCATCC
It encodes:
- the LOC135937537 gene encoding uncharacterized protein LOC135937537, producing MWNALFGRSSSTEPTAPIPTALEVTFTLNGNQVTVGDEIAEGTSLNAYIRDVAKLKGTKFMCTEGGCGACVVAATAEHPVTRERKTFSINSCLVPVFACHGWDIRTVEGIGNKRDGYHQVQANLAQFNGTQCGFCSPGMVMNMYSLVADGKTPTMAEVENSFGGNICRCTGYRSILDAFKALATDATPLMKKQCADIEDLYKICSKTGKACSGSCKKDTFEEVKVKSVKVPAANWYKVASFDELFSVIASLGTATYQLSAGNTAEGVYRHYNRQFDARIDVKDVPELRGVVAGGGFFQIGGNTTLTEAIAAFKTQANTSGFEYLSQIADHIDLVANTPVRNIATLAGNLMLKKHHPEFPSDIFVIMEAADASIVVHTSTTGYEFVKIIDFLNYDMTGKVIQSIYFDPLDGNHRFRTFKITPRKQNAHAYVSAGFRVHVSDTTNWTVDQQPRIVYCGINPDFHHATNTENYLMGKNLLDPATVQGAISTLAAELQPDNQLIDASPEFRKQIAQGVFYKFLLGLDPTRVAANKRSGADNLIRPLSSGNQDFETNPGVYPLNEPIPKLEAAAQTAGEAEYINDLPERPGELHGAFVLTTQATGTITSIDDSAALATPGVVAFFKAADIPGTNSFTPQTLPLFVEDEEVFCSGPVRYAGQIVGLVVATSRMAATLGAGLVSVAYAKGEKPVLSVAEVMKTATSRTHVVKKSEVKKEKVKAAFNINGSFEIASQYHMHMETHTCVVVPTEDGYDVYSASQWIDHIQQVISQVLNITESTVNVAVRRLGGGYGGKISRPAQVAAACALAAHKLGKPVRIVMSLRTNMEAMGKRFPYVHNYEVGVDTNGKIEYLTSECLQDNGFTFNEAPLPELTAFYPNCYDSSTFNMNVQMIRTDKASNTPCRGPGTTEGVAFIEEIMERIARVTKLDPLQVRLNNMLLVENPLPTMIDDLKVSADYDNRKANVQAFNSSNRWKKRGMAIVPMQYRFPVGGNYSAIVSIHHGDGSVSIAHGGIEMGQGMNTKVAQVAAHILQIPLSKISIKPSTSLTSANNMVTGGSIGSEAVSYAAMKACNILLERLAPIRESLGNPTWEQLVQEAYWQNVDMIATHMFAPGQEVSPYNIWGAAIAEVEVDILTGERQVLRVDIVEDVGQSLSPLIDVGQIEGAFVMGMGYWLTEELKYDPNSGRLLNTRTWNYKVPGAKDIPADFRINFRKNASNPLGVLNSKATGEPALNMSIVCLFALRNALDSARVDAGDASDYYDIKLPATVETVAMTSLTDPTQFTFD
- the Nhe1 gene encoding sodium/hydrogen exchanger 8; its protein translation is MKYHVLIFCAFIALASAEYDLAEEDEEYSVDSDNYDWQHVLLGKDGERDKRDTSPSPLPAEPSNNSSSPAAEATPEVSVANTTTTPPPDPVLPDMGSAEAEKNSSMAIFFVLCVLALCILLIHLMLLVNFQYLPESVVIVFLGALIGLVINLMSNQNIANWKREEAFSPTAFFLVLLPPIIFESGYNLHKGNFFQNIGSILVFAIFGTLISAVVIGGGVYMLGVADVAYQLSFVESLAFGSLISAVDPVATVAIFHALDVDPVLNMLVFGESILNDAVAIVLTSTVLQSASTDAQMTPGQGLISGIGRFCMMFFASAGIGVLFALVSALLLKHADLRKNPSLEFGMMLVFTYAPYALAEGLHLSGIMAILFCGIVMSHYTHFNLSTVTQITMQQTMRTLAFIAETCVFAYLGLAIFSFRHRLEPALVIWSLVFCLLGRALNIFPLAALVNKFREHKITPKMMFIMWFSGLRGAIAYALSLHLEFSEESRHVIVTTTLVIVLVTTMFFGGSTMPLMKFLQAKKSGRRRRRRSSRAKELIISKTREMGQALDSEHISEMTEEDEVGFTQSRGFAWWDYKYFIPFFTRRFTQQELKDCRSQMTDLTNRWYEAIRVSPNEDESDENDEEQHIIQKGKPSTSRS